A stretch of the Thiocystis violascens DSM 198 genome encodes the following:
- a CDS encoding cytochrome b/b6 domain-containing protein produces MNALYLYSGWVRAWHWLNALLFLVLIVSGASMHFAGTGWLLNFETARPIHNVAGIFVTIGWIGFVIGNLVTDNGRHYRVHLRGFFQRLFSQMRYYGYGIFRSEPHPFHPSAEMKLNTLQQLSYLGVMYLLMPVLILSGWAFLFSIYLPETLFGLGSVWVVAMTHLTVAYFLALFVLVHLYIITTGDTLTSNLRAMITGWHRETHPESQG; encoded by the coding sequence ATGAACGCGCTGTATCTCTATTCAGGTTGGGTGCGCGCCTGGCATTGGCTCAATGCACTGCTGTTCCTGGTGCTGATCGTCTCCGGGGCCAGCATGCATTTTGCCGGAACCGGATGGCTGCTGAATTTCGAGACCGCGCGGCCGATCCATAATGTCGCTGGCATTTTTGTGACCATCGGCTGGATCGGCTTTGTCATCGGCAATCTGGTGACCGACAACGGACGCCACTATCGAGTGCACTTGCGCGGCTTTTTCCAGCGGCTGTTCTCGCAGATGCGCTATTACGGCTACGGCATCTTTCGCAGCGAGCCGCATCCCTTCCATCCGAGCGCCGAGATGAAGCTCAACACGCTGCAACAGCTCAGCTATCTGGGCGTCATGTATCTCTTGATGCCGGTGCTGATCCTGAGCGGCTGGGCCTTCCTGTTCTCGATCTATCTCCCGGAGACGCTGTTCGGTCTCGGGAGTGTCTGGGTCGTCGCCATGACGCACCTGACGGTCGCCTATTTTCTGGCGCTCTTCGTCCTGGTACACCTCTATATCATCACCACGGGCGATACCCTGACGTCGAATCTGCGCGCGATGATCACGGGCTGGCACCGGGAGACGCACCCGGAGTCACAGGGATAA
- a CDS encoding ammonia-forming cytochrome c nitrite reductase subunit c552, translating into MTNLFANPTNPRDPHRQPRAGSFPTIMALSGTLLLTLMTIAPPATPAAPATDNKSCLRCHAMATLAYRDPGTGEIVDLAIEPHALSHSVHGELDCIDCHEGDFDRYPHPSDAANETLSCIGCHEKDDTQDNIARYKSIDAEYAESVHATSDAAEAEGFSCHSCHDPHGFRASQVGEEIAAIVRDDNQVCLSCHEKVRDPLSDPHAWLPNREKHWNAVRCLDCHTPVSENGKTVSHQVLKAADSNRDCVNCHSRESSLLNRLYQYRSEEDLATKGWLNKAVFNEAYVVGMSRNATLDLLGLIVTGLTLLVLAAHGFGRYKAYQRTKGDPK; encoded by the coding sequence ATGACGAACCTGTTCGCGAATCCAACCAACCCGCGCGATCCCCACCGCCAACCCAGGGCGGGGTCGTTTCCGACCATCATGGCCTTGAGCGGAACGCTGTTACTGACGCTCATGACCATTGCGCCTCCCGCCACGCCTGCGGCGCCAGCGACAGACAACAAATCCTGTCTGCGTTGTCACGCCATGGCGACACTGGCCTATCGCGATCCCGGCACGGGCGAGATTGTCGATCTGGCGATCGAGCCGCATGCGTTGTCGCATTCGGTTCACGGAGAACTCGACTGCATCGACTGCCATGAGGGAGACTTCGACCGCTATCCGCACCCGTCGGACGCAGCGAACGAGACACTGTCCTGCATCGGTTGTCATGAGAAGGACGATACGCAGGACAACATCGCGCGGTACAAATCGATCGATGCCGAATATGCCGAGAGCGTCCACGCCACCTCGGATGCAGCCGAAGCCGAGGGGTTCAGTTGCCATTCCTGTCACGACCCGCATGGCTTCCGCGCCTCGCAGGTCGGCGAGGAGATTGCCGCCATCGTCCGCGACGACAATCAGGTCTGTCTGTCCTGCCATGAGAAGGTGCGCGATCCACTGAGCGACCCGCATGCCTGGCTACCCAACCGGGAAAAACATTGGAATGCCGTGCGCTGTCTCGACTGTCACACCCCAGTCTCGGAGAATGGGAAAACCGTCTCGCATCAGGTTCTGAAGGCGGCAGACAGCAACCGGGACTGCGTCAACTGTCACTCCCGGGAATCCAGTCTGCTGAACCGACTCTATCAATATCGGTCGGAAGAAGATCTGGCCACCAAGGGCTGGCTCAACAAGGCGGTCTTCAACGAGGCCTATGTGGTCGGCATGAGCCGGAACGCCACGCTCGACCTCCTCGGTCTGATCGTCACCGGCCTGACGCTGCTGGTGCTTGCCGCGCATGGCTTCGGGCGTTACAAAGCCTACCAACGGACCAAAGGGGATCCGAAATGA